The following proteins are encoded in a genomic region of Amphiura filiformis chromosome 18, Afil_fr2py, whole genome shotgun sequence:
- the LOC140140122 gene encoding transmembrane protein 65-like isoform X2, producing MCRIFSPLSLGNTPLFINFTPVSCSNIYNKSQCRYRSVLSHEINVRSRSLTPKFSCQLRPCRCYSFRGYRGQLTFDTPKKSREFIGTLMPRERQILLAELQSFQDRIEIEVKTPPIPPTKEQLRQVLVSNAIPFVGFGFLDNAIMIVAGDYIDLKIGTALCISTMAAAALGNLISDMAGIGLAGYVESLANKFGVQAPTLTVEQSEMNRTRWTAGLGRGFGIFVGCLLGMFPLLFIKTRQELEEEEQEHTNPQEQ from the exons ATGTGCAGAATTTTCTCTCCCCTTTCATTAGGAAATACCCCTTTATTTATCAATTTTACACCAGTATCATGTTCCAATATATATAATAAGAGCCAGTGTAGGTATCGATCTGTTCTATCACATGAAATAAATGTTAGAAGTAGGTCTCTTACGCCCAAATTCAGCTGTCAACTCCGACCATGCCGGTGCTACTCATTTCGCGGGTACAGAGGCCAGTTGACATTTGATACGCCAAAGAAATCTAGAGAGTTTATAGGGACATTGATGCCCAGAGAAAGGCAGATTTTGTTAGCTGAGCTTCAAAGTTTCCAAGATAGGATAGAAATAGAAG TTAAAACCCCACCGATACCTCCAACTAAGGAACAACTCAGACAAG TTCTAGTCAGCAATGCAATACCATTTGTGGGATTTGGGTTCTTAGACAATGCAATCATGATAGTAGCG GGTGACTACATAGACTTGAAAATTGGTACTGCACTCTGTATATCAACTATGGCAG CTGCTGCATTAGgtaatttgatatcagatatgGCAGGAATCGG ACTAGCAGGGTATGTGGAGTCATTAGCAAATAAATTTGGCGTCCAAGCTCCTACTCTTACAGTAGAGCAATCCGAAATGAATAGGACCAGATGGACTGCAGGCTTG GGCCGTGGTTTTGGCATCTTTGTAGGCTGTCTACTAGGAATGTTCCCATTACTTTTCATCAAAACACGCCAAGAGTTGGAGGAAGAGGAACAAGAACATACCAATCCTCAGGAGCAATAG
- the LOC140140122 gene encoding transmembrane protein 65-like isoform X1 — MCRIFSPLSLGNTPLFINFTPVSCSNIYNKSQCRYRSVLSHEINVRSRSLTPKFSCQLRPCRCYSFRGYRGQLTFDTPKKSREFIGTLMPRERQILLAELQSFQDRIEIEGGESLNAGHLEIISGSSQVKTPPIPPTKEQLRQVLVSNAIPFVGFGFLDNAIMIVAGDYIDLKIGTALCISTMAAAALGNLISDMAGIGLAGYVESLANKFGVQAPTLTVEQSEMNRTRWTAGLGRGFGIFVGCLLGMFPLLFIKTRQELEEEEQEHTNPQEQ, encoded by the exons ATGTGCAGAATTTTCTCTCCCCTTTCATTAGGAAATACCCCTTTATTTATCAATTTTACACCAGTATCATGTTCCAATATATATAATAAGAGCCAGTGTAGGTATCGATCTGTTCTATCACATGAAATAAATGTTAGAAGTAGGTCTCTTACGCCCAAATTCAGCTGTCAACTCCGACCATGCCGGTGCTACTCATTTCGCGGGTACAGAGGCCAGTTGACATTTGATACGCCAAAGAAATCTAGAGAGTTTATAGGGACATTGATGCCCAGAGAAAGGCAGATTTTGTTAGCTGAGCTTCAAAGTTTCCAAGATAGGATAGAAATAGAAG GAGGAGAAAGTTTAAATGCAGGGCATCTAGAAATTATTTCCGGTTCTAGTCAAG TTAAAACCCCACCGATACCTCCAACTAAGGAACAACTCAGACAAG TTCTAGTCAGCAATGCAATACCATTTGTGGGATTTGGGTTCTTAGACAATGCAATCATGATAGTAGCG GGTGACTACATAGACTTGAAAATTGGTACTGCACTCTGTATATCAACTATGGCAG CTGCTGCATTAGgtaatttgatatcagatatgGCAGGAATCGG ACTAGCAGGGTATGTGGAGTCATTAGCAAATAAATTTGGCGTCCAAGCTCCTACTCTTACAGTAGAGCAATCCGAAATGAATAGGACCAGATGGACTGCAGGCTTG GGCCGTGGTTTTGGCATCTTTGTAGGCTGTCTACTAGGAATGTTCCCATTACTTTTCATCAAAACACGCCAAGAGTTGGAGGAAGAGGAACAAGAACATACCAATCCTCAGGAGCAATAG